The proteins below come from a single Halostagnicola larsenii XH-48 genomic window:
- a CDS encoding DUF5822 domain-containing protein, translated as MPEPVETTSPDGVDFGWVMQVTFVLTIAVGAPIVAVLSTTVDLASWGARAEFAVRVGAVIWIVTALSVFAYAKRQQE; from the coding sequence GTGCCAGAACCCGTCGAAACCACCTCACCCGACGGCGTCGACTTCGGCTGGGTGATGCAAGTTACGTTCGTCCTGACCATCGCCGTCGGCGCACCCATCGTCGCGGTGCTCTCGACGACAGTCGACCTCGCAAGCTGGGGTGCCCGCGCCGAATTTGCGGTCCGCGTCGGCGCGGTCATCTGGATCGTCACCGCGCTGTCGGTGTTCGCGTACGCGAAACGCCAGCAAGAGTAA
- a CDS encoding HAD family hydrolase, whose amino-acid sequence MTAYDAVIYDLDGTVVDLEVDWDAVRTDVLAVYDAGGVEPPSADLWDLLEGADAAGLAADVEAAIAAHEREGARRSDRLARADELLERSVPVAVCSLNCETACRLALEEHGLDASVSAVVGRDTVPATKPDPEPLLEAVRLLSGTPATTLFVGDSERDELAAKRAGIDFEYVDEQLADR is encoded by the coding sequence GTGACAGCGTACGATGCGGTTATCTATGATCTCGACGGGACGGTAGTCGACCTCGAAGTCGACTGGGACGCCGTCCGGACCGACGTGCTCGCCGTCTACGATGCCGGCGGGGTCGAACCGCCGAGCGCCGACCTCTGGGACCTGCTCGAGGGAGCGGACGCCGCCGGACTCGCCGCCGACGTCGAGGCTGCCATCGCCGCCCACGAACGCGAGGGTGCCCGCCGATCCGATCGGCTCGCTCGAGCGGACGAACTCCTCGAGCGATCGGTTCCCGTCGCCGTCTGCTCGCTGAATTGCGAGACCGCCTGTCGACTCGCGCTCGAGGAACACGGCCTCGACGCGTCAGTTAGCGCGGTCGTCGGCCGCGATACGGTTCCGGCGACGAAACCCGACCCGGAACCGCTGCTCGAGGCGGTTCGGCTGCTTTCGGGAACGCCGGCGACAACGTTGTTCGTCGGCGATTCGGAACGGGACGAACTGGCAGCAAAACGTGCGGGGATCGACTTTGAGTACGTCGACGAGCAACTGGCGGATCGCTGA
- a CDS encoding carboxymuconolactone decarboxylase family protein, with product MVSNETADEIQEYLGVVPSWIEALPDSAADHSWSVVRDLQLGETELTRREKALVAVGAGAAIQCPYCIHFHREEAKLEEVTEAELAEAFAVAGTVRNFSTVLHGAEIDHEEFEAETESIVDHINEQQAAAPGDD from the coding sequence ATGGTATCCAATGAGACAGCAGACGAAATTCAGGAGTATCTCGGAGTAGTTCCGAGCTGGATCGAGGCGTTACCCGATTCAGCTGCAGATCACAGCTGGAGCGTCGTCCGCGATCTCCAACTCGGAGAAACCGAACTCACGCGGCGGGAAAAGGCACTCGTCGCGGTCGGTGCGGGCGCTGCGATCCAGTGTCCCTACTGCATCCACTTCCACCGCGAAGAAGCGAAACTCGAGGAGGTAACAGAAGCGGAGTTAGCGGAAGCGTTCGCGGTCGCCGGTACCGTCCGAAACTTCTCGACGGTGTTACACGGCGCGGAAATAGACCACGAGGAGTTCGAGGCCGAAACCGAATCGATCGTCGACCACATCAACGAACAGCAGGCGGCAGCACCCGGCGACGACTGA
- a CDS encoding transcription factor S, producing the protein MQFCDECGSMMKADGDQMVCTNDECAGSSDRDRERESAFVTTEAQTDDDVIESSEEANFEGKPIASDVVCDDCGNQEAWYELKQTASADEPPTRFFKCTDCGYRWREYN; encoded by the coding sequence ATGCAGTTTTGCGACGAGTGCGGCTCGATGATGAAAGCCGACGGCGACCAGATGGTCTGTACGAACGACGAGTGTGCTGGCTCGAGCGACCGCGACCGGGAGCGCGAATCGGCGTTCGTCACCACGGAAGCCCAGACGGACGACGACGTGATCGAATCGAGCGAGGAGGCGAACTTCGAGGGGAAACCCATTGCCTCGGACGTCGTCTGTGACGACTGCGGAAATCAGGAAGCCTGGTACGAACTCAAACAGACCGCCTCGGCCGACGAACCGCCGACGCGGTTTTTCAAGTGCACCGACTGCGGCTACCGCTGGCGCGAATACAACTGA
- the yqeC gene encoding selenium cofactor biosynthesis protein YqeC, which produces MNILEALRAESGTVCAVGAGGKKTTLYALAARAADGVAPETVVTASVRIPFFDSQVASVAVTEEPVSVLEQRIERETNSSATDGGWPLGLVPGRADEERYGGYDCETIDDIEDSGLADLVLVKADGARMRDFKAPADHEPQIPQRTDTVIPIASAHVVGEPLSTDLVHRPELVAEITGLEPGDEIRPTDVAAVLASERGGMKDVPEGATAVPLLNKIDDQSRRAVGTEIATELLERTSAVDRVVLARMIDDDPLVDVLE; this is translated from the coding sequence ATGAACATCCTCGAGGCTCTTCGTGCGGAGTCGGGAACCGTCTGTGCGGTCGGTGCGGGCGGGAAGAAAACGACCCTCTACGCGCTCGCAGCGCGCGCTGCCGACGGAGTCGCCCCCGAGACCGTCGTGACCGCGAGCGTCCGAATCCCGTTTTTCGACTCGCAGGTCGCCAGCGTCGCGGTAACCGAGGAGCCGGTTTCGGTGCTCGAGCAGCGAATCGAACGAGAAACGAACTCGAGCGCCACGGACGGCGGCTGGCCGCTGGGTCTCGTCCCCGGCCGCGCGGACGAAGAACGGTACGGCGGCTACGATTGCGAAACTATCGACGACATCGAGGACTCCGGGCTCGCGGATCTGGTTCTCGTCAAAGCCGACGGCGCGCGAATGCGCGATTTCAAGGCACCGGCCGACCACGAGCCCCAGATACCACAGCGGACGGACACCGTGATTCCCATCGCGAGCGCGCACGTCGTCGGTGAGCCGCTGTCGACCGACCTCGTTCACCGCCCCGAACTGGTCGCCGAGATCACCGGGCTCGAGCCAGGCGACGAGATTCGACCGACAGATGTCGCTGCCGTGCTCGCGAGCGAACGAGGTGGGATGAAAGACGTTCCCGAAGGTGCGACGGCCGTCCCGTTGCTCAACAAAATCGACGATCAGTCACGACGCGCCGTCGGAACCGAAATCGCGACGGAACTTCTCGAACGAACCTCTGCGGTCGACCGCGTCGTCTTGGCGCGGATGATCGACGACGACCCGCTCGTCGACGTACTCGAGTAG
- a CDS encoding DNA methyltransferase codes for MTDDERHRQSRLVTDDDGAFDAERARDESLPVEDGEVIDTDELADHQRYLEGRGIYDERNRVNDLTGREWKYATKSVIAEGYPPDVQHDLRSEHGGQKPPRLCAELIGRFSKAGDTVLDPFAGVGGTLLGASFCEHEGTGLRDAIGFERNRRWIELYEDVLERENAERRDRGEPPLAEQDLRHGDCSSLIEEIPDESVDLLLTDVPYWHMDELEQTRNERATRASKLGAFDEEQADTDDSSGGDEDRTDDVDAVDESAAESAEQQKAASTDQTKAESADQTKAEWLADMGEKFARFTAAVKPDGHLVVFIGDMYREQSYEFLSADLARAIESAAPVRLVANLIWYDPSKDLHVYGYPFSFVPSMVHQNVLVFRPDRAE; via the coding sequence ATGACCGACGATGAGCGCCACCGCCAGAGTCGCCTCGTCACCGACGACGACGGGGCGTTCGACGCCGAACGCGCTCGAGACGAGTCCCTCCCGGTCGAGGACGGCGAGGTGATCGACACGGACGAACTGGCCGACCACCAGCGGTACCTCGAGGGTCGGGGCATCTACGACGAGCGAAACCGGGTCAACGACCTGACCGGGCGCGAGTGGAAGTACGCGACGAAGTCCGTTATCGCCGAAGGGTACCCGCCTGACGTCCAACACGACCTGCGCAGCGAACACGGCGGACAGAAGCCCCCGCGACTCTGTGCGGAGTTGATCGGCCGATTCAGCAAGGCCGGCGACACCGTCCTCGACCCCTTCGCCGGGGTCGGCGGCACCTTGCTCGGCGCGAGTTTCTGCGAACACGAAGGAACGGGGTTGCGAGACGCCATCGGCTTCGAGCGGAATCGGCGGTGGATCGAACTCTACGAGGACGTCCTCGAGCGAGAAAACGCCGAGCGCCGCGACCGGGGTGAGCCGCCGCTTGCCGAACAGGACCTCCGCCACGGGGACTGTTCGTCCTTGATCGAGGAGATACCGGACGAGTCCGTCGACCTCCTGCTCACCGACGTTCCCTACTGGCACATGGACGAACTCGAGCAGACCCGGAACGAGCGGGCGACTCGAGCGAGTAAACTGGGGGCGTTCGACGAGGAGCAGGCGGATACCGACGACTCGAGCGGGGGAGACGAAGACCGTACGGACGATGTCGACGCCGTGGACGAGTCCGCAGCGGAGTCAGCGGAGCAACAAAAAGCGGCGTCGACAGACCAGACGAAAGCGGAGTCGGCCGATCAGACGAAAGCGGAGTGGCTCGCGGACATGGGCGAGAAGTTCGCCCGATTTACAGCGGCCGTCAAACCGGACGGTCACCTCGTCGTCTTCATCGGCGACATGTACCGCGAACAGTCCTACGAGTTCCTCTCGGCCGACCTCGCGCGGGCGATCGAATCCGCGGCACCCGTTCGGTTGGTCGCCAACCTGATCTGGTACGACCCCTCGAAGGACCTCCACGTCTACGGCTATCCGTTCTCGTTCGTGCCCTCGATGGTCCACCAGAACGTCCTCGTCTTCCGGCCCGATCGGGCGGAGTAG
- a CDS encoding potassium channel family protein, with protein MRFVIVGYGRVGSRTTRVLAEEGHDVVVVDDDSERVDRAVGDGFETVHGDGADEAVLTDAGIATAEAIGAFTPDLNVNFAACMVGSHHGCRTVLRIDEDYRQDIYEKYANDVDEIIYPERLGAAGAKTALLGGDFNVVADLTETLQLTVVEITEGSPAVGKRISELDLPGNARIYAHGHDNDPLTIPLPGTELATGDEVAVIAETRSAEEVRTTLSPTSS; from the coding sequence ATGAGGTTTGTTATCGTGGGATATGGCCGCGTCGGATCGCGGACGACGCGCGTTCTCGCGGAGGAAGGACACGACGTCGTCGTCGTCGACGACGATTCGGAACGGGTCGATCGAGCCGTCGGCGACGGGTTCGAAACCGTCCACGGCGACGGCGCGGACGAAGCGGTACTGACTGACGCGGGGATCGCCACTGCCGAGGCGATCGGCGCGTTCACGCCGGATCTGAACGTTAACTTCGCGGCGTGCATGGTCGGCTCTCACCACGGCTGTCGGACCGTTCTTCGGATCGACGAGGACTACCGACAGGATATCTACGAGAAGTACGCAAACGACGTCGACGAGATCATCTACCCCGAACGTCTCGGCGCTGCGGGTGCGAAAACCGCCTTGCTCGGTGGCGATTTCAACGTGGTCGCGGACCTCACGGAAACCCTCCAGCTCACGGTCGTCGAAATCACGGAGGGATCGCCCGCCGTGGGAAAGCGGATCAGCGAACTGGATCTGCCCGGAAACGCGCGAATCTACGCACACGGCCACGACAACGATCCGCTGACGATCCCGCTCCCCGGCACCGAACTGGCGACCGGCGACGAGGTCGCCGTCATCGCCGAAACGAGGTCGGCTGAGGAGGTTCGTACGACCCTCTCGCCCACCTCGAGCTAG
- a CDS encoding NCS2 family permease codes for MGARETIAAFFDFDEYGTDFKTESLAGLTTFLAMAYIIVVNPIILRDAILYDRASGEFQAAATINGVEYTPNELFQMIAVVTILASVVAMLVMALYANRPFGLAPGMGLNAFFTYTVVVILGVPWQLALAAVFVEGLVFIALTAVGARKYVLELFPEPVKFAVGAGIGIYLLFLGLQEIQLVVPHDDTFITLGNVIQSPVAALSLVGLTLMLLLYARGVKGSIVIGIVTTAIAGWALTLAGVVQPDVLTPAGSYDSVTNEGIISMLTSVQYDFTPLFWGFVDGLGMITDDPLVFVLVVFTFFFVDFFDTAGTLIGVSQIGGFLDEDGDLPEAEKPLMADAVGTTVGAMIGTSTVTTFIESSTGLEEGGRTGFTTLVVAGFFALSLLIVPLMSAIPQYATYLALVVVGIIMLQGVADIDWQHPAWAISGGLTITIMPLTTSIANGLAAGIITYPLVKSAVGERRDVSLGQWLLAISFIVYFVAYFAVQAGMVTF; via the coding sequence ATGGGGGCACGTGAGACGATCGCGGCGTTCTTCGACTTCGACGAGTACGGCACTGATTTCAAAACCGAGTCGCTCGCGGGGCTCACGACGTTTCTGGCGATGGCGTACATCATCGTCGTCAACCCGATTATCCTTCGAGACGCGATTCTCTACGATCGCGCCAGTGGGGAGTTTCAGGCTGCGGCGACGATAAACGGGGTGGAGTACACGCCGAACGAGTTGTTCCAGATGATCGCCGTGGTGACGATACTGGCTTCAGTCGTGGCAATGCTAGTCATGGCGCTGTACGCGAACCGGCCGTTCGGGCTCGCACCGGGAATGGGGCTGAACGCCTTTTTCACCTACACGGTGGTCGTCATCCTCGGCGTGCCGTGGCAACTCGCGCTCGCGGCGGTTTTCGTCGAGGGATTGGTCTTCATCGCGCTGACGGCCGTCGGCGCACGGAAGTACGTCCTCGAGTTGTTCCCCGAACCCGTCAAATTCGCCGTCGGAGCCGGTATCGGCATCTACTTGCTGTTTCTCGGACTGCAGGAGATTCAACTGGTGGTCCCACACGATGATACGTTCATCACGCTCGGCAACGTCATCCAGAGTCCGGTCGCGGCCCTCTCGCTGGTCGGACTTACGCTCATGCTCCTGTTGTACGCTCGAGGCGTCAAAGGCTCGATCGTCATCGGGATCGTCACGACGGCCATCGCCGGGTGGGCGCTCACCCTCGCCGGCGTCGTTCAACCCGACGTTCTCACGCCGGCGGGATCGTACGACAGCGTGACAAACGAGGGAATCATCTCGATGCTCACCTCCGTTCAGTACGACTTCACGCCGCTGTTCTGGGGATTCGTCGACGGACTCGGAATGATCACCGACGATCCGCTCGTGTTCGTCCTGGTCGTCTTTACGTTCTTCTTCGTCGATTTCTTCGACACCGCAGGGACGCTAATCGGCGTCTCTCAGATCGGCGGCTTCCTCGACGAGGACGGCGACCTGCCCGAGGCCGAGAAACCGCTCATGGCCGACGCGGTCGGGACGACGGTCGGCGCGATGATCGGCACCTCGACGGTGACGACGTTCATCGAATCCTCGACCGGCCTCGAGGAGGGCGGCCGGACCGGATTCACCACGCTGGTCGTCGCCGGGTTCTTCGCGCTCTCGTTGCTGATCGTTCCGCTGATGTCCGCGATCCCGCAGTACGCGACCTACCTCGCGCTGGTCGTCGTCGGAATCATCATGCTACAGGGGGTCGCCGACATCGACTGGCAACATCCCGCGTGGGCGATTTCGGGCGGCCTGACCATCACGATCATGCCGCTTACGACCTCGATCGCGAACGGCCTCGCAGCGGGAATCATCACCTACCCGCTGGTCAAATCCGCGGTCGGCGAGCGCCGCGACGTCTCGCTGGGCCAGTGGCTGCTCGCGATCTCGTTTATCGTCTACTTCGTCGCTTACTTCGCGGTGCAGGCCGGAATGGTCACGTTCTGA
- a CDS encoding glutathione S-transferase N-terminal domain-containing protein — translation MADITFYELPGCPFCAKVRTKLEELDLEYDSVEVPRSHAERTEVEDVSGQTGVPVIVDEAHGVDGMHESDDIVAYLEETYN, via the coding sequence ATGGCAGACATCACGTTCTACGAACTTCCAGGGTGTCCGTTCTGCGCGAAAGTCCGAACGAAACTCGAGGAGCTCGATCTCGAGTACGACTCCGTCGAAGTCCCCCGGTCACACGCCGAGCGCACCGAGGTCGAGGATGTAAGCGGCCAGACCGGCGTGCCCGTCATCGTCGACGAGGCCCACGGCGTCGACGGCATGCACGAGAGCGACGATATCGTCGCCTACCTCGAGGAGACGTACAACTAG
- a CDS encoding heavy-metal-associated domain-containing protein: MEQTTLEVTGMSCNGCEQTVVEALEGLEGVSEATADHESNEVRVEHDPALADAAAIGGAIEGAGYTVSA; this comes from the coding sequence ATGGAGCAGACGACGCTCGAGGTCACCGGGATGAGTTGCAACGGCTGTGAACAAACCGTCGTCGAGGCCCTCGAAGGACTCGAGGGGGTTTCAGAGGCGACCGCCGATCACGAGTCGAACGAGGTCCGCGTCGAACACGACCCGGCGCTCGCGGATGCGGCCGCGATCGGCGGTGCGATCGAAGGGGCGGGATACACCGTGTCGGCCTAA
- a CDS encoding MTH1187 family thiamine-binding protein produces MTVIGFLSTAPVVEESMSEEVANAVEALEGYDIEYETGPMGTTIEAETTDELFAAAQAAHDAVDADRVSTVLKIDDKRTSDHTARDKVKAVESHLGREAKSDGT; encoded by the coding sequence ATGACAGTCATCGGCTTTCTCAGTACGGCACCCGTCGTCGAAGAGAGTATGTCAGAAGAAGTCGCGAACGCCGTAGAGGCGCTCGAGGGCTACGATATCGAGTACGAAACCGGACCGATGGGGACGACCATCGAAGCCGAGACGACGGACGAATTGTTCGCCGCCGCGCAAGCGGCCCACGACGCCGTCGACGCGGATCGAGTCAGCACGGTGCTCAAAATCGACGACAAACGAACGAGCGATCACACGGCGCGGGACAAGGTCAAGGCCGTCGAGTCGCATCTGGGGCGTGAAGCGAAAAGCGACGGGACGTAG
- a CDS encoding HalOD1 output domain-containing protein, with protein MQTKVHTSDGADEIRYDHTNDRYVFEYDPDGSATLTTTVVHALASIADTDVSQGEFSLYDSVDPDALERLFASKADGSDRTGGHVAFTALEHEVYVYADGEIVVFPPSESRPRGPSN; from the coding sequence ATGCAAACGAAAGTTCATACTTCTGATGGAGCGGACGAGATCCGGTACGACCACACGAACGATCGGTACGTCTTCGAGTACGATCCCGACGGCAGCGCGACGCTGACGACGACGGTCGTTCACGCGCTGGCGTCGATCGCGGACACCGACGTCTCGCAGGGAGAGTTCTCCCTGTACGACAGCGTCGATCCAGACGCCCTCGAGCGACTGTTCGCGTCGAAAGCTGACGGAAGCGACCGAACAGGCGGCCACGTCGCGTTCACCGCCCTCGAGCACGAGGTCTACGTCTACGCCGACGGGGAAATCGTCGTTTTCCCGCCGTCAGAGTCCCGACCCCGCGGTCCCTCGAACTGA
- a CDS encoding replication factor C large subunit, producing MSDWTEKYRPTTLSEVRGNNKARDKLEEWARSWDDHRKAVIVHGSPGVGKTSAAHALASDVGWPVMELNASDDRQADVIERIAGEAAKSGTLTGGETGRRLVVLDEADNFHGNADYGGSREVTRVVKDAEQPIVLVANEFYEMSQSLRNSCETIEFRDVSSRSIVPVLRDICRREGVEFDEEALKAIADSTSGDLRSAVNDLQAVAEEADRLTVDDVVTGERDTTEGIFDYLDALIKEEDAEGALRGSYDVDETPDDLLNWIEDNVPKDYEGDELADAYEFLSNADRWLGRVRATQDYSYWRYASDNMTAGVAASRRGDKDGWTRYGPPSYWSKLGRTRGARDTRDSIAERIAEREGTSVGTARREIVPYLESMTHHCKNRDLTVTMAAAYDLDAEEVSFITGSGADTNKVESVVEDAQERTEAVAVEHSGTAFENAVRSSEADDDPDADGDDAAGTDSDDAGTRSNGSGGSNGQATLTDSSGQSESARSNAAGSDEAGDRERTDDAETDDDQSGLNEFF from the coding sequence ATGAGCGATTGGACGGAGAAGTACCGGCCGACGACGCTGTCGGAGGTACGCGGGAACAACAAGGCTCGAGACAAACTCGAGGAGTGGGCCCGGTCGTGGGACGACCACCGCAAAGCCGTCATCGTCCACGGCAGTCCCGGCGTCGGGAAGACCTCCGCGGCGCACGCGCTGGCCTCGGACGTGGGCTGGCCGGTAATGGAACTCAACGCGAGCGACGACAGGCAGGCCGACGTCATCGAACGGATCGCCGGCGAGGCCGCCAAAAGCGGCACCCTCACCGGCGGGGAGACGGGCCGTCGACTCGTCGTGTTAGACGAGGCAGACAACTTCCACGGCAACGCAGACTACGGCGGCTCTCGAGAGGTCACTCGAGTCGTCAAGGACGCCGAGCAGCCGATCGTCCTCGTGGCCAACGAGTTCTACGAGATGAGCCAGTCGCTTCGCAACTCCTGTGAGACCATCGAGTTTCGCGACGTTTCCTCGCGGTCGATCGTTCCCGTGCTCCGCGATATCTGTCGCCGCGAGGGCGTCGAGTTCGACGAGGAGGCCTTGAAGGCCATCGCCGACTCGACCAGCGGCGACCTGCGCTCTGCGGTCAACGACCTGCAGGCCGTCGCCGAGGAGGCGGATCGGCTCACCGTCGACGACGTCGTCACCGGCGAACGCGACACGACCGAGGGCATCTTCGACTACCTCGACGCACTCATCAAAGAGGAGGACGCCGAGGGAGCGCTCCGGGGATCCTACGACGTCGACGAGACGCCGGACGACCTGCTCAACTGGATCGAGGACAACGTTCCCAAGGATTACGAGGGCGACGAACTCGCCGACGCCTACGAGTTTCTCTCGAACGCGGACCGCTGGCTCGGGCGCGTCCGCGCGACTCAGGACTACTCCTACTGGCGCTACGCCTCGGACAACATGACCGCCGGCGTCGCGGCCTCCCGGCGGGGAGACAAGGACGGGTGGACCCGCTACGGCCCGCCGAGCTACTGGTCGAAACTCGGCCGAACTCGCGGCGCTCGAGACACCCGCGATTCGATCGCCGAGCGCATCGCCGAGCGCGAGGGGACGAGCGTCGGGACCGCACGCCGGGAGATCGTCCCCTACCTCGAGTCGATGACCCACCACTGCAAGAACCGCGACTTGACGGTGACGATGGCCGCCGCCTACGACTTAGACGCCGAGGAAGTCTCGTTTATCACCGGCAGCGGCGCGGACACGAACAAGGTCGAGTCGGTCGTCGAGGACGCCCAGGAGCGAACCGAGGCGGTCGCCGTCGAACACTCCGGAACCGCGTTCGAGAACGCGGTCCGTTCGTCGGAGGCGGACGACGACCCTGACGCCGACGGCGACGACGCGGCTGGCACTGACAGCGACGACGCTGGCACTCGATCGAACGGCTCCGGCGGTTCGAACGGACAGGCGACGCTCACCGACTCGAGCGGACAGTCGGAGTCAGCCCGATCGAACGCCGCCGGGTCCGACGAAGCGGGAGACCGGGAGCGGACCGACGACGCCGAAACCGACGACGATCAGTCGGGACTGAACGAGTTTTTCTAG
- the bioD gene encoding dethiobiotin synthase produces the protein MILEHDHDRIAVVGTDTGVGKTVITAAVVTVLRDAGIDARAVKPAQTGHPPDDDAGFVEAACEDPDAATCFEYLEEPLAPRVAAERAGVELSYEGLRERCDDALEAAEVGVLEGIGGLYVPLAGDRDVIDLVADLACPAVVVTRSGLGTLNHTTLTVEALERRGVSVHSIVCNEYRGETTAERTNVAELERMTGHAVETVPQLSAETPRELALGARRSLSIDSGSGSAE, from the coding sequence ATGATTCTCGAGCACGACCACGACCGGATCGCCGTCGTCGGCACTGACACGGGCGTCGGCAAGACCGTTATCACGGCGGCCGTCGTCACGGTCCTTCGAGACGCTGGAATCGACGCTCGAGCGGTCAAGCCCGCCCAGACGGGCCATCCGCCGGACGACGACGCCGGGTTCGTCGAGGCGGCCTGCGAGGACCCCGACGCTGCGACCTGTTTCGAATACCTCGAAGAGCCCCTCGCCCCGCGGGTCGCCGCCGAGCGTGCTGGCGTCGAGCTTTCCTACGAGGGGTTACGGGAACGCTGCGATGACGCCCTCGAGGCGGCCGAGGTAGGCGTGCTCGAGGGAATCGGCGGGCTCTACGTGCCACTCGCGGGAGACCGCGACGTGATCGACCTCGTGGCGGATCTCGCGTGCCCGGCCGTCGTCGTGACTCGATCGGGACTCGGAACGCTGAATCACACGACGCTCACCGTTGAGGCGCTCGAGCGTCGCGGCGTCTCCGTCCACTCGATCGTCTGTAACGAGTATCGCGGGGAGACGACAGCCGAGCGGACGAACGTCGCGGAACTCGAGCGGATGACGGGACACGCCGTCGAGACGGTTCCACAGCTTTCTGCTGAGACACCCCGTGAACTCGCACTCGGCGCTCGCCGGTCGCTTTCGATCGACTCCGGCTCCGGCTCCGCGGAGTGA
- a CDS encoding aminotransferase class I/II-fold pyridoxal phosphate-dependent enzyme: MVDRGFALETRLRQREANDLKRTLSPVDSIAERGYFAEPSGGDLPVLESEEALVFASNNYLGLTGDQRVQDAARQAAATVGTGSAASRLVTGDTLVHHDLERLLAETKRTDRALTFSSGYAANVGTITALDPDVIFSDELNHASIIDASRLADADVVVYDHCDADDLRAKLTARAERDESTEPTGADDRSDESWLIVTDSVFSMDGTVAPLEAICRAAEEVGAWVMVDEAHATGLYADGGGIVQSESLEDRVHVQMGTLSKALASQGGYVAGSDALIELLINEARSFVYSTGLAPPAAASASEALHISRYGDVRERLWENVAHLRDGLEALDLEVLGDSQVLPVIIGDRRDALDLAAGLRERGIVAPAIRPPTVPEGASRIRIAPTATHDEADIVNCLEAFQIVGKKVGLF; the protein is encoded by the coding sequence ATGGTAGACCGTGGGTTCGCGCTGGAAACGCGCCTCCGCCAACGCGAGGCGAACGACTTGAAACGGACGCTGTCGCCCGTCGACAGCATCGCGGAGCGGGGGTACTTCGCCGAGCCCTCCGGCGGTGATCTGCCGGTCCTCGAGTCCGAAGAAGCGCTGGTGTTCGCCTCGAACAACTATCTCGGGCTCACGGGCGACCAGCGCGTGCAGGACGCGGCGAGACAGGCCGCGGCGACCGTTGGCACCGGCTCGGCTGCCAGCCGGCTGGTGACCGGCGACACGCTCGTCCACCACGACCTCGAGCGGCTGCTCGCGGAGACCAAACGCACGGATCGCGCGCTGACCTTCTCGTCGGGGTACGCCGCGAACGTCGGGACGATCACCGCGCTCGACCCGGACGTGATCTTCTCCGACGAGTTGAACCACGCGAGCATCATCGACGCGAGTCGCCTCGCCGACGCCGATGTCGTGGTTTACGACCACTGTGACGCGGACGATTTGCGAGCGAAACTGACGGCACGCGCCGAACGGGATGAATCGACGGAACCCACCGGCGCGGACGACCGATCCGACGAGTCCTGGCTGATCGTGACGGACTCGGTCTTCAGCATGGACGGCACCGTCGCGCCGCTCGAGGCGATCTGTCGGGCCGCCGAGGAAGTCGGCGCGTGGGTGATGGTCGACGAGGCACACGCGACTGGGCTGTACGCCGACGGCGGCGGCATCGTCCAGTCGGAGTCGCTCGAGGATCGCGTCCACGTCCAGATGGGAACGCTCTCGAAGGCGCTGGCGAGCCAGGGCGGGTACGTCGCCGGCAGCGACGCGCTGATCGAACTCCTGATCAACGAGGCGCGATCGTTCGTGTACTCGACGGGGCTCGCGCCGCCGGCGGCCGCGTCGGCGAGCGAGGCGCTTCACATCTCCCGCTACGGCGACGTCCGCGAACGCCTCTGGGAGAACGTCGCCCACCTCCGGGACGGCCTCGAGGCGCTCGATCTCGAGGTTCTTGGGGACTCGCAGGTCCTTCCCGTGATCATCGGCGACCGCCGGGACGCCCTCGACCTCGCCGCGGGCCTGCGCGAGCGCGGCATCGTCGCGCCGGCGATCAGGCCGCCGACCGTGCCCGAGGGAGCCAGCCGGATTCGCATCGCCCCGACCGCGACACACGACGAAGCGGACATCGTCAACTGCCTCGAGGCGTTCCAGATCGTCGGGAAGAAAGTCGGGCTGTTTTGA